The genomic region ATTAAAACATAATAGGATGACTAGAGAGTCATCTGATTTTTTTTCATACATAATTATATAAATTTTTTTAAGGAGGAAGCGTTATGGAATTATGGTATACGGAACAACACACTGATAACGTTAAGTTTTCTTTAAAGGTAAAAGATCATCTATTTACAGGACAAAGTGAGTTTCAGAAAGTTGATGTGCTAGATACCTTTGAATATGGTAGATTACTTACTTTAGATGGACTTGTAATGGTTACAGATAAAGATGAGTTTATCTATCATGATATGATTGTTCATGTACCTATGGCTGTAAACCCGCAAATCAAAAAGGTATTGGTAATTGGTGGGGGTGACGGGGGTACTGTAAGAGAGCTTATGAGATATAAGTCAATTGAGCATGTTGATATGGTTGAAATAGACAAAATGGTTTGTGATGTTGCAAGAGAGTTCTTTCCAGCAATATCCTGTGATTTAGACAATGAAAGAGTTTCTTTATACTATGAAGACGGTATTAAATTTATTAAAAGCAAAAAAAATGAGTACGACTTAATCATTGTAGACTCCACTGATCCTATAGGGCCTGGAGAAGGTTTATTTTCTGTTGAGTTTTATACAGACTGTTTTAATGCACTTACTGAAAATGGTATTCTTACTAACCAAAGTGAAGGTGCTATGTATGAAACACATGCGAAAGAACTTGTTAGATCACATAATAAAATTAAGAACATTTTCACTATTTCAAAAATTTATCAAGGTAATATACCTACCTATCCATCCGGTTATTGGTTATTTGGTTTTGCTTCAAAGAAATTAGACCCAATTAAAGACCTACAAGCAGATGCGTGGAATGCATTTAATTTAAAAACAAAGTACTATAATACTGATTTGCATGTTGGAGCATTTGCTATACCAAATTTTGTTAAGGAGACAATCGAAAATGGAACTATTTAATAAATATAGCTTTATAAGTTGTGATTATGATGTAGAAGAAGCGGAAATTGTTATGTTTGGTGCTCCCTATGACGGGACAAGCTCATTTAGACCTGGGTCTAGATTTGCTGCAAGTAGAATAAGAATTGACTCCTATGGGTTAGAAACCTATAGTCCCTACCTAGACTTGGATTTACTTGATAGAAAAGTTCATGATGCTGGGGATTTAGAATTTGCTTTCGGAAACAGAGAGACTGTTCTAGATATGATTAAAACTTTTGTTGACTCTATTTATAAGGCTGGAAAATTTCCACTAATGATTGGTGGGGAGCATTTAATTACATTACCCGCTGTAGAGGCTGCGGTAAAGTATTATGATGACTTAGTTATTCTGCACTTCGATGCACATACAGACCTTAGAACAGATTATCTTGGTGAAACAAAATCCCACGCAACTGTTATTAGAAACATATGGGAGTTTTTAGGTGATGGCAGAATACACCAGTTCTGTATACGTTCTGGTCTTAAAGAAGAATTTGATTGGGCAGCTCAAGGTCACACTAACTTAAATAAGTTTAATTATGATAATCTTGAGGAAGTTGTAAATAACATAAAAAATAAGCCTGTTTATGTAACAATCGACTTAGACGTACTTGATCCTTCTATTTTCCCAGGCACTGGTACTCCTGAACCTGGTGGAATATCCTTTAGTGATCTGATGAAAATTATTAAAATTATGTCTGTATTAAATATTGTTGGGGTTGACGTAGTAGAATTATCACCAGATTATGATCCTACGGGTGTATCTACTGCTGTAGCTTCAAAAGTAATAAGAGAAATGCTTTTAGTTCTTAATAAAAAATAATACATAAATAAAAAAACAGATACTAATTCAATTTAAGTATCTGTTTTATATTTATAATATAATGCAGTTTGATTTATTGTGACAGCCTTTTTACAAAGTTATCTAATGAACATGTAATGTTCTCTAATTCTTTTGCAAGGGTTTGAACAACAAAAGATTGGTCCTGTGATGTGTCTGTATAAGATACTAGATTTGTAGAAACATTGCCTATAAGGTTTTGTATTGTTGTTAATACATCATCAATTTGTTTAACTGAGTTAGAAGTATTATCTGCTAATTTACGAACTTCATTAGCTACTACGTTGAATCCTCGACCTTCAGCACCTAATCTAGCTGCTTCAATTGAGGCATTAATACCTAAAATAGTAGTTTGTTTTGAGATTCCCTTAATAAAATCAATTATTTTATTTGTCTCCATTATATTTTCCTTAGTAGTTTGTACCATATTATTTAATTCTAATACAGTATTTGCCTGTTGATCTGAGCTAGCAGATAATTCTTCTAATCCCGCAGAGCTTTCCTGGAGACTTCTATTGATATTTGTTGCTACCTCATTTAAATTATCCATAAATATTCTTCTCTTATATTCTAAATAGACCATATGGCTAGAAATCATTGCTATAGGTTTTACAGTATCAATATCTCCATTTATACTAAGTACCCCTATACGTTCCCCTTCGTGATCAATTCCTATAACAAAACCAGGCAGTACCCCCATTCGTTCTGCCATTTCTGGGGTCATAACAATTGAATCCTTTTTTCTCGCCATTATATCTTTAGCACCTTCATGAATAATACCAATTCTTTCTTTCATTGTAGAAGCAATTATTCTACCACCATCCCCAAAAAAATGTGCATTAATGTTTGTTTCCTTTTTAATAAGTTCTACTAACTGTTGCGCGAAAACTGAATCAATGATTGACATAAAATGGTCCCCCCTATCATCTCAGCAAAATATTTTAAACTTCAACAAATTAAAATTTGTCATATCAAAATATGTAATACCATATACAATATTATACCATTTTGTAATTTGAATTTCCATTCTTTTAGTTATAATCGAAACTTTAGACTTATAAAGGTTAATATATGTTAAATAAAACAAAGAAAATCACATATAATTAAGGATTTGAGTCTTCAATAAATGTGATTTTATAATTTAAATTTTGTTTTATTGTGATAGCCTTTTTACGAAGTTATCTAAAGAACACGTAATATTTTCTAATTCTTTTGCAAGGGTTTGAACAACAAAAGATTGATCCTGTGATGTATCCGTATATGATACTAGATTTGTAGAAACATTACCTATAAGGTTTTGTATTGTTGTTAATACATCATCAATTTGTTTAACTGAGTTTGAAGTATTATCTGCTAATTTACGAACTTCATTAGCTACGACATTAAATCCCCTACCTTCAGCTCCCAATCTAGCTGCTTCAATTGAGGCATTAATACCTAAAATAGTAGTTTGTTTTGAGATTCCCTTAATAAAATCAATTATTTTATTGGTCTCCATTATATTATCTTTAGTAGTTTGAACCATATCATTAAGTTCTAATACAGTGGTTGCTTGTTGATCAGAGCTAGCAGACAATTCCTCTAATCCAGCAGAGCATTCTTGCAAACTTTTATTGATATTGGTTGCCACTTCATTTAAATTATCCATAAACAATTTTCTTTCATATTCTAGATAAATCATATGACTAGTTATCATAGCTATTGGTTTCATATCATATGGGTCTCCACTTATTCCAATTGCTCCGATTCGATTGCCATCATGATCAATCCCTACACTAAATCCTGGTCTTACCCCTGACATTCGTTCTGCCATTTCTTCGGTAATGGCAATAGAATCGGATTTTTTTGCCATTATATCTTTAGCACCCTCATGAATTGTACCAATTCTTTCCTTAATTGTTGACGCAATTATTCTACCACCATCCCCAAAAAAATGTGCATTTTGGTTGGTTTCTTTTTGTATAAGTTCTACTAGTTGTTGAGCAAAAACTGAATCAATGATTGACATAAAATGGCCCCCCCTTATCAACCGATCAAAATTCTTAAAAAACATCAAATTCCAACAAGTCACAATCGAAATATGTAATAAAATTACATATTATCTATTATATCATTTAGTTGACTATGATTCCATATTTTATTTTTAACTATTTAGTATACTCCGTCAACTTTTTTTAGGGGCAGGAATAGTATCAATAAAATACTTTAACTCTTTCCTCGATTGGTAAAAATTGTTTCTCATCAGCTGGTGCTATTGGTTTTCCAAATGGCATTTGGGATACTAGCCTCCAACTGCTTTGTATATTCCAACGTTGTTTAACTTCCTCATCTATTAATGGATTATAATGTTGTAATGATGCCCCTAGACCTTCAAGTTCTAGGCCTGTCCACACTATATGCTGAAGTATACCTATAGATTGTAGGGACCAATTTGGAAAATTATTTGCATAGGATGGAAATCTACTTTGTAAGTTCTCAACAACACTTAAATCTTCAAAAAAAAGTATTGTGCCGTACCCACTAGCAAAAGAACTTAGCTTTTTTTCAGTTGATGCAAATCTTTCTTTTGGAACTCTTTTACTTAATATATTTTTAGTTATGTCCCATAACTCTTTATGGTTCTCTCCAAATAAAATAACAGCCCTACCATTCTGAGAATTGAAAGATGATGGTGTATGTTTTACAGCATGTCTTACAATCTCAATAATTTTTTGTTCCGGCACTATTTTTTCATCATTAATATTATACATTGACCTTCTAGATTCCACCGCAGAGTAATAATCTTTTATCTCTGTCATTTTATTTCCTCCCTCATTTCATCTAATATTTAAAGTGGATAATTATTATCTATCGAAGATATTCCTTATCTCTTTATCATTTTCATCATGTATTTCTAACTCTTTAATATCTGGCAATTCATCTAAAGATTTTAAACTGAAAGTTTTAAGGAATGTTATTGTAGTTGCATACAGAATAGGTCTCCCGGTCTTTTCTAACCTTCCAGCCTCTTTAATCAAATCTTTTTCTAATAAGGTGCTTAGGGCTTTATCGCACTTAACTCCCCTAATTTCTTCTATTTCTACTTTAGTAATTGGTTGATTATACGCAATTATAGATAACGTTTCTAAGGCAGCTTGTGTTAGTCCCTTGTTTTGTTTTGGTTCAAATAGCTTCTGTAAATATTCATAATACTCAGGTCTAGTAGTTAATTGATAATATTCATTCATTTCGATTATTTGTATGCCTCTTAAATAGAAGTTAAACTCATTTATCATTTCATTTATTATTGCCTTTGCTTCATTGGCGCTAATATCTACAATTTTACTAAGATCTTTTGAAGAAATAGGTTCCGACCATGCAAAAAGAATTGCTTCGAATATTGATTTAATTTGTTTTTTATCCATTTGTTTACACACCTCTTATGTTGTTTGAATAAGGCATAATTATAATTTGACTATAGCATAAATCCTGCACTATCATAACTTTCTTTATTTTAATC from Serpentinicella alkaliphila harbors:
- a CDS encoding methyl-accepting chemotaxis protein, whose product is MSIIDSVFAQQLVELIKKETNINAHFFGDGGRIIASTMKERIGIIHEGAKDIMARKKDSIVMTPEMAERMGVLPGFVIGIDHEGERIGVLSINGDIDTVKPIAMISSHMVYLEYKRRIFMDNLNEVATNINRSLQESSAGLEELSASSDQQANTVLELNNMVQTTKENIMETNKIIDFIKGISKQTTILGINASIEAARLGAEGRGFNVVANEVRKLADNTSNSVKQIDDVLTTIQNLIGNVSTNLVSYTDTSQDQSFVVQTLAKELENITCSLDNFVKRLSQ
- the speB gene encoding agmatinase, translating into MELFNKYSFISCDYDVEEAEIVMFGAPYDGTSSFRPGSRFAASRIRIDSYGLETYSPYLDLDLLDRKVHDAGDLEFAFGNRETVLDMIKTFVDSIYKAGKFPLMIGGEHLITLPAVEAAVKYYDDLVILHFDAHTDLRTDYLGETKSHATVIRNIWEFLGDGRIHQFCIRSGLKEEFDWAAQGHTNLNKFNYDNLEEVVNNIKNKPVYVTIDLDVLDPSIFPGTGTPEPGGISFSDLMKIIKIMSVLNIVGVDVVELSPDYDPTGVSTAVASKVIREMLLVLNKK
- the scpB gene encoding SMC-Scp complex subunit ScpB, with product MDKKQIKSIFEAILFAWSEPISSKDLSKIVDISANEAKAIINEMINEFNFYLRGIQIIEMNEYYQLTTRPEYYEYLQKLFEPKQNKGLTQAALETLSIIAYNQPITKVEIEEIRGVKCDKALSTLLEKDLIKEAGRLEKTGRPILYATTITFLKTFSLKSLDELPDIKELEIHDENDKEIRNIFDR
- the speE gene encoding polyamine aminopropyltransferase; the protein is MELWYTEQHTDNVKFSLKVKDHLFTGQSEFQKVDVLDTFEYGRLLTLDGLVMVTDKDEFIYHDMIVHVPMAVNPQIKKVLVIGGGDGGTVRELMRYKSIEHVDMVEIDKMVCDVAREFFPAISCDLDNERVSLYYEDGIKFIKSKKNEYDLIIVDSTDPIGPGEGLFSVEFYTDCFNALTENGILTNQSEGAMYETHAKELVRSHNKIKNIFTISKIYQGNIPTYPSGYWLFGFASKKLDPIKDLQADAWNAFNLKTKYYNTDLHVGAFAIPNFVKETIENGTI
- a CDS encoding sugar diacid recognition domain-containing protein codes for the protein MSIIDSVFAQQLVELIQKETNQNAHFFGDGGRIIASTIKERIGTIHEGAKDIMAKKSDSIAITEEMAERMSGVRPGFSVGIDHDGNRIGAIGISGDPYDMKPIAMITSHMIYLEYERKLFMDNLNEVATNINKSLQECSAGLEELSASSDQQATTVLELNDMVQTTKDNIMETNKIIDFIKGISKQTTILGINASIEAARLGAEGRGFNVVANEVRKLADNTSNSVKQIDDVLTTIQNLIGNVSTNLVSYTDTSQDQSFVVQTLAKELENITCSLDNFVKRLSQ
- a CDS encoding nitroreductase family protein, with product MTEIKDYYSAVESRRSMYNINDEKIVPEQKIIEIVRHAVKHTPSSFNSQNGRAVILFGENHKELWDITKNILSKRVPKERFASTEKKLSSFASGYGTILFFEDLSVVENLQSRFPSYANNFPNWSLQSIGILQHIVWTGLELEGLGASLQHYNPLIDEEVKQRWNIQSSWRLVSQMPFGKPIAPADEKQFLPIEERVKVFY